The following proteins are encoded in a genomic region of Spirosoma sp. SC4-14:
- a CDS encoding alpha/beta fold hydrolase, giving the protein MPLIAQSSYRPPARLWNGHLQTIIPSLFRKVTVTYVRERVETPDDDFLDVDWSWGQRAGSAERDVAGAIPTASLVILSHGLEGSSTSPYLAGMVKHLTQSGFDCMAWHYRSCSGELNRQQRFYHIGETGDLHFIIQHALSKGYQTICLMGFSAGGSVTLKYLGEQKTALNPAIRRAVVFSVPLDLMGSARRLEQWDSLVYNYRFNRTLKRKVLQKAAVMPGIFPTDRISKARSVREFDNLFTAPQNGFRDVTDYYTQSSALQFLPNIAIPTLIVNAQNDPFLSPECFPENQARELPNVWMEFPEQGGHCGFPSLTDGINGTYWSEKRAVEFLTASNSI; this is encoded by the coding sequence ATGCCGCTGATTGCTCAGTCGAGTTACCGGCCACCGGCCCGTTTATGGAATGGCCATTTGCAAACCATTATCCCTTCGCTCTTTCGCAAGGTTACGGTTACTTACGTCCGTGAACGTGTCGAAACCCCGGACGATGATTTTCTGGATGTAGACTGGAGCTGGGGACAAAGAGCGGGGAGCGCAGAGCGGGATGTTGCAGGAGCAATCCCCACGGCCTCCCTTGTGATTCTCTCGCATGGGCTGGAGGGAAGCTCAACAAGTCCGTATCTGGCAGGGATGGTAAAACATCTGACCCAGTCGGGTTTCGATTGCATGGCCTGGCATTACCGGTCTTGTAGTGGCGAGCTAAACCGGCAGCAGCGGTTTTACCACATTGGCGAAACAGGTGATCTACACTTCATCATTCAACACGCCCTCTCCAAAGGCTATCAGACAATCTGTCTGATGGGTTTTAGTGCCGGCGGTAGCGTAACGCTCAAGTATCTTGGCGAACAAAAAACAGCGTTGAACCCGGCCATTCGGAGAGCCGTTGTGTTTTCAGTACCGCTCGATCTGATGGGTTCCGCCCGCCGACTCGAACAATGGGATAGTCTGGTGTATAATTATCGATTTAACCGAACCCTCAAACGAAAAGTCCTGCAAAAGGCCGCCGTAATGCCGGGCATATTCCCAACCGACCGTATCAGCAAAGCCCGTAGCGTTCGGGAGTTCGACAACCTGTTTACCGCTCCGCAGAACGGCTTTCGGGACGTTACCGACTATTATACCCAAAGTAGTGCACTACAGTTCCTACCGAACATTGCGATTCCAACCCTGATTGTCAACGCCCAAAATGATCCTTTTCTGTCGCCCGAGTGTTTTCCGGAAAACCAGGCACGGGAACTCCCCAATGTATGGATGGAGTTTCCTGAGCAGGGTGGTCATTGCGGATTTCCGTCGCTTACCGATGGTATCAACGGTACCTACTGGTCCGAAAAACGGGCCGTTGAGTTTTTAACAGCATCAAATTCGATATAA
- a CDS encoding choice-of-anchor X domain-containing protein, translating to MKRLLHVFFVALLLISPGFAQTSSVSCFNDLGAIVQRTGKPTAANALRYAFTPAVVPQNTTQNVLIEVVITGTPSAVNLYLDATQATQPLNDNGTNGDKLASDGVYSAIIAPPTGSWTEPFVGYTRILENNIQVAQINTFIGVLTNNMPLLQPRRIDNSTQFTDYIFNIVVPSTLNTPSDSQKQTLNQLFYKYHPDSFDFINYVLVPGYVGNRFHGNITNTVQGIGLTPFNNTSQYGSKGRLLGYNVFPVPSFFDGASNGYIHEIGHQWINHLSTTFLKDGVPHWPVSNLAVGVMGLSIPGSGAGGQFPYIVTETATGYRFDRASTDAPAFTEWELYLMGLIPASDVKIPAVIFKDQSINTSIATGTVFPKSAFNTYQLSDLVAIAGERIPSAAQSQKQFKSATILLSEQLLSAEEISYFDYMARRAEGQAPVSVREGLTTYMGKPFAVATGNRATVQALLNTNVNCSTVPATPTIASSGSLTICPGSSLTLTAPAGNSLYFWYRNGSPLPQTTASLSTTQTGAYTVSVRNASGCNSLQSAETILIAGTNPPKPTISLTTDGLTSSSVSGNQWLLNGNPIPNATAQTIRSGAGSYAVRVTQNGCTSTSDPFVITAIDEPVPGVAFDLSHMPNPVNESARVMFSLPKSTPLVLRLISLSGVSLKILTTGTYTAGNHALTVPTHDIAAGFYIYRLETSYGTLARKMIVSK from the coding sequence ATGAAGCGATTACTACACGTTTTTTTTGTTGCATTACTTCTTATCAGCCCAGGTTTTGCGCAAACCAGCTCAGTAAGTTGCTTCAATGACCTTGGCGCTATAGTCCAGCGAACCGGTAAGCCAACAGCCGCCAATGCGCTGCGCTACGCCTTTACACCAGCCGTAGTACCTCAAAACACTACACAGAATGTGCTGATTGAAGTTGTCATAACCGGCACACCATCGGCCGTAAATCTCTATCTGGATGCCACCCAGGCTACCCAGCCACTCAACGACAACGGAACTAATGGCGACAAACTGGCCAGTGATGGTGTCTATTCTGCCATTATAGCACCACCAACGGGTAGTTGGACAGAACCGTTTGTAGGCTATACGCGGATACTGGAAAACAACATACAGGTAGCGCAGATCAATACATTTATTGGAGTCTTAACCAATAACATGCCACTATTACAACCCAGGCGCATCGACAATTCGACCCAGTTTACCGACTATATTTTCAATATTGTGGTGCCATCAACCCTCAATACCCCTTCCGACAGTCAGAAGCAGACACTAAATCAGTTGTTCTACAAATACCACCCCGACTCGTTCGATTTCATCAATTATGTGCTGGTTCCAGGCTATGTAGGTAATCGGTTTCACGGTAATATCACCAATACGGTACAGGGTATTGGCCTAACGCCGTTTAACAACACATCACAATATGGCAGCAAGGGTCGGTTGCTGGGCTACAACGTTTTTCCGGTCCCGAGTTTTTTTGATGGGGCCAGCAATGGCTATATTCATGAGATCGGCCATCAATGGATCAATCACCTCTCCACTACTTTCCTGAAAGACGGTGTTCCACATTGGCCCGTTTCTAATCTGGCAGTTGGTGTGATGGGCCTTAGTATACCCGGCTCAGGAGCGGGCGGCCAATTTCCTTACATAGTTACAGAAACTGCAACTGGCTACCGATTCGACCGGGCAAGTACCGACGCGCCAGCTTTTACGGAATGGGAACTCTACCTGATGGGCCTGATTCCGGCATCGGATGTAAAAATACCTGCCGTTATTTTTAAAGATCAGTCGATCAATACCAGCATAGCTACCGGCACTGTTTTCCCCAAATCGGCATTCAACACCTACCAGCTTTCGGATTTAGTTGCCATAGCTGGCGAACGTATTCCTTCGGCTGCGCAAAGTCAGAAACAGTTTAAATCGGCCACGATCCTGTTATCGGAACAGTTGCTTTCAGCCGAAGAAATTTCGTATTTCGACTACATGGCCCGCCGGGCAGAAGGCCAGGCGCCGGTATCGGTGCGCGAGGGTCTAACGACCTACATGGGCAAGCCTTTTGCAGTGGCAACGGGCAATCGGGCCACCGTGCAGGCACTGCTGAATACTAATGTCAACTGTAGCACCGTACCGGCAACCCCAACCATTGCCTCCAGCGGAAGTCTGACCATTTGTCCCGGATCGTCGCTCACCTTAACGGCTCCAGCAGGCAATAGTCTATACTTCTGGTATCGTAATGGATCTCCTCTTCCGCAAACGACGGCCAGCCTTTCAACGACCCAGACCGGGGCCTACACTGTATCGGTACGAAATGCCAGCGGCTGCAATAGCCTCCAATCGGCCGAAACCATCCTGATTGCAGGTACTAATCCGCCTAAGCCAACCATTTCACTGACCACCGACGGACTAACGTCGAGCAGTGTATCGGGCAATCAGTGGCTCTTAAATGGCAACCCTATCCCGAACGCTACTGCCCAAACCATAAGATCAGGTGCGGGTAGCTACGCCGTCCGCGTCACCCAGAATGGATGCACCAGCACTTCAGATCCATTCGTGATTACGGCCATCGACGAACCCGTTCCGGGTGTAGCATTCGATCTGAGTCACATGCCTAATCCGGTAAATGAATCAGCCCGTGTCATGTTTAGCCTACCTAAATCAACACCTTTGGTTTTGCGCCTGATTAGTTTAAGCGGAGTTTCGCTGAAAATACTGACCACTGGCACCTATACAGCCGGCAACCATGCGCTTACTGTTCCGACACACGACATTGCGGCTGGTTTCTATATATATCGGCTCGAAACGAGCTATGGGACACTTGCCCGAAAAATGATTGTTTCTAAATAA